The DNA segment GACTAAAACTGTGGGCGATGGCCTCACGGCTACGATGCGAAGCCCAGCTTTAGTCGATACAATTTTATCAACTGGCCTTGCCAGTTTTACAGCGATTTATGGCGGAGATATCTCGCTGCTTAGCTATGACTCCGGTTCGGTTTTCTTCAATCAGGCGAAGATCGTCTTCACGAGCAATCGCGACGGAAATAATGAAATCTATATGATTAACACAGACGGGTCGAACCTGATCCGTCTGACGAAGACTCTTGCCAGTGACAGCTACCCAAGTATTTCAGCGAATGGCCAAACTATCGTCTTTCTCACCGACCGAGACGGTTCGCCTGAAATTTATAGCATGAATAACACCGGCGGCGCTTTATGGCGTCTGACCAACAACGCCGTAAATGAAGAATATCCATGCGTTTCTTCCGATGGCTCCAAGGTCGTCTATTCGGCGAATGTAGGAGGCAACAAGCACCTTTATGTCATGAGTTGCAATAACAGTAGCGCCTCTGTTCAAGTAACGAACGTTGCTTTTGATGACACGATGCCCGTGTTCTCTCCGGACGGCACGAAAATCGCTTTTGTGAGTAACCGCACAGGTGTGAATAAGATTTGGATATGCGATTATGACGGAGGGCATGTCACTCAGCTTTCAACTGGCGCAACCCCGGATATCTTCCCGACTTGGGCGCCTGACGGCACAGCAGTTCTTTTCGAACGGGATGGCGGATATTCCAACCGAGAGTTCTACCGCCACACGGTGAACGTTCCCGGTACTGATATCCAGATCACCAGTGACGGCATTTCCAAAATGCAGCCCTGGTATTCCCCTGATGGCCAGAAAATCGTCTACTCAGCAATTGCCAATGCTCCCAACTATCAACTCTTTTTAGCCAATGCTAATGGGACCAGCGCAACACAGATCGCCTTTTCGACAGGCAACAACGTTCAACCGCGTATAAGCGGCGGTTCGACATTACGCACCTATATTGGTAATTCCGATCGCTTTGGCCTCTCTCTCGGTGGTGTCATTGTTGCCCAGCTTGGCCGCAGTATCGCCGAAGTGATAG comes from the bacterium genome and includes:
- a CDS encoding DUF5050 domain-containing protein, whose translation is MRSKYIFGGLIALCIMLMLAGCGGGGNSVSSSGTDIQTKTVGDGLTATMRSPALVDTILSTGLASFTAIYGGDISLLSYDSGSVFFNQAKIVFTSNRDGNNEIYMINTDGSNLIRLTKTLASDSYPSISANGQTIVFLTDRDGSPEIYSMNNTGGALWRLTNNAVNEEYPCVSSDGSKVVYSANVGGNKHLYVMSCNNSSASVQVTNVAFDDTMPVFSPDGTKIAFVSNRTGVNKIWICDYDGGHVTQLSTGATPDIFPTWAPDGTAVLFERDGGYSNREFYRHTVNVPGTDIQITSDGISKMQPWYSPDGQKIVYSAIANAPNYQLFLANANGTSATQIAFSTGNNVQPRISGGSTLRTYIGNSDRFGLSLGGVIVAQLGRSIAEVIGVDATTRTTISFNTLYLGDKSLLVGTAVSADLITYLALDNGALPAPSILVGTNGVYASVTSIDLFFDSNTGRLTSYLASERTKGITNTPDKVEVVGNQLVVTGSFMGAYNSGSKNNLAPNGAGTVVLDATTGKVLSVK